In Rutidosis leptorrhynchoides isolate AG116_Rl617_1_P2 chromosome 2, CSIRO_AGI_Rlap_v1, whole genome shotgun sequence, one genomic interval encodes:
- the LOC139891856 gene encoding L-ascorbate oxidase homolog, whose product MTRVIFLPFYLGLLALVCLSCLKAEDPYRNFRWVVTYGQVSPLGLPQRGILINGMFPGPTVYCETNDNVIVEVVNKLDEPFLITWNGVEQRKTSWQDGVLGTNCPIPPGSSWTYHMQVKDQIGTFSYFPSIGMQKAAGGYGGFNIGARPVIFVPYLKPVAEFTIVVSDWWKTDFKALKQRLDTGKALIRPDGLLINGSPSKTSFTGSEGQRYLFRVSNVALQTSINFRIQGHTMTLVEIEGAHTLHESYESFDLHVGQSASFLVTLHAPQKDYYIVASSRFTKPVLTATGLLHYAGSTARASKPLPIAPTYQVHWSMKQARTIRWNLTANAARPNPQGSFHYGTIPITRTVVFANSKATIGGKLRYAVNKVSHVDPGTPLKLADYFNIPGVFKLDSIKPTPSAGPTILAPSVMGFALHDFIEIIFQNNENSIQSWHLDGHDFWSVGFGGGQWNSTLRKKYYNLNDATSRYTVQVYPKSWSAILVSLDNKGMWNLRSANWPRQYLGQQLYARVWNNERSLFTEYEIPANALRCGKAH is encoded by the exons ATGACGCGGGTCATTTTCCTACCATTTTATCTTGGATTATTGGCTTTGGTGTGTCTATCCTGTTTGAAGGCTGAAGACCCCTATAGAAATTTTAGATGGGTTGTTACATATGGACAGGTTTCTCCTCTTGGTCTTCCACAAAGG GGCATACTTATCAATGGCATGTTTCCTGGCCCGACTGTTTATTGTGAAACCAATGACAATGTGATTGTCGAAGTCGTCAATAAGCTGGATGAGCCTTTCCTCATCACATG GAACGGGGTCGAACAAAGAAAAACATCATGGCAAGATGGAGTGCTCGGAACCAACTGTCCGATCCCACCAGGTTCTTCGTGGACCTATCATATGCAAGTAAAAGATCAAATTGGTACTTTCTCTTATTTCCCTTCAATCGGGATGCAAAAAGCTGCTGGTGGTTATGGAGGATTCAATATTGGAGCACGGCCTGTGATTTTTGTCCCGTATCTAAAACCTGTTGCTGAATTCACTATTGTTGTCAGTGATTGGTGGAAGACTGATTTCAAG GCATTAAAACAGAGACTGGACACGGGGAAAGCTCTTATTAGGCCAGATGGTCTTCTTATTAACGGAAGTCCTAGTAAAACATCTTTCACTGGTTCAGAAG GTCAGAGGTACTTGTTTAGGGTGTCGAACGTGGCTTTGCAAACATCAATCAATTTTAGGATCCAAGGTCATACAATGACATTAGTTGAAATCGAAGGTGCTCATACATTACATGAATCGTATgaatcatttgatcttcacgttggTCAATCTGCTTCGTTCTTGGTTACCTTACATGCTCCTCAAAAAGACTATTACATTGTTGCATCAAGTAGATTCACAAAACCGGTTCTTACTGCTACTGGACTTCTTCATTACGCGGGCTCCACAGCCAGAGCTTCTAAGCCATTACCGATCGCACCTACCTATCAAGTTCACTGGTCTATGAAACAGGCTAGAACCATCAG ATGGAACTTGACAGCAAATGCAGCAAGGCCCAACCCTCAAGGTTCATTTCACTACGGAACAATCCCGATAACTCGAACAGTAGTTTTCGCTAATTCAAAAGCTACAATCGGCGGCAAGCTACGATACGCTGTGAATAAAGTATCACACGTCGACCCAGGCACTCCATTGAAACTTGCTGACTATTTCAACATTCCTGGTGTCTTTAAACTAGACTCAATCAAACCAACACCATCTGCGGGCCCCACTATTCTTGCCCCATCTGTAATGGGTTTTGCTCTTCACGATTTCATTGAAATCATTTTCCAGAACAACGAGAACTCTATTCAATCTTGGCATCTTGATGGTCACGACTTTTGGAGCGTTGG TTTTGGTGGTGGGCAGTGGAATTCAACACTGAGAAAGAAATACTACAATCTTAACGATGCTACCTCACGATACACTGTCCAG GTCTACCCAAAATCTTGGAGTGCCATATTAGTGTCGTTGGACAACAAGGGTATGTGGAATTTGAGATCGGCTAACTGGCCAAGACAGTACCTAGGACAACAATTGTATGCTCGAGTCTGGAACAACGAGAGGAGTTTGTTCACCGAATATGAGATACCTGCAAATGCATTGCGTTGTGGCAAGGctcattaa